The sequence below is a genomic window from Lolium perenne isolate Kyuss_39 chromosome 4, Kyuss_2.0, whole genome shotgun sequence.
CGGCCTCAAAATGGAGATTAATCGCTTATCGGCCGATTAATCAATTTTATCGGCCGGCTATTTatcggctttttttttttttgtaaatccTAATTTTTGGCACTAAGTTTTCTATAATATGCGATGTAAAATAATATTGGAGCATTGAATAGAAGTATTACCTTGATTCCTTGCATTTGAATCAATAAAGATGGAAAATTTGATCTAATGCATAGTTCTGCAAGACAGTAGGACGAAAAAATCGACAGCAAGACCAAATTACAGCGAAATGTTACTGAAAATCGGCAGAAATATCGGCTATCACACGGAAAATCGGCCTAAAATATCGGTGCCAGCGATAAATTAGACGATATGCCGAAATCTTACCGGTTACCACCCGATTCACCATAAATCGGCCGATAAATCGTTATCTCGGCCGATTATTTGAACAATGCCTCTCACAATAGGTGTCACTTTGGCGAGCCACCCACACCTTCATCTGTAGTATGGTAACAAACCACAACTGAAGTATTATTTAATATTATAATTTGTAATTCATTGACATGTATGCTTGGCAGCATCCTTTCTGCTGCCAGCAGCATTCTAATGCTGTCTCCAACTATTGGATTTGAGTCGTTTGACCCAAGAGTACACAAGTGGTGTTGAGTAAACCTTATTATGTGAAGATTTAAACATTCGTGCTGGGAATTGAATTTCTTCTGCGCAATGTATCCGCCATCTTGAAAGTGTATACAAAGTACGTAAAATAGTAACATACTTTATGACAATGACTCCCATATATATTCATTGCTCCACTCAATATATAGGAAAGAATGCATGGGAACAAAATTCAATCCCTTGTATGCACAAATTCAATAAAAGTGCATGCCCACTGAGGAAGTGGGAGTGTTCGCTTGTGAGTCATGCAGTTGTCACAGCGAGGATTAGATGCAGCTGTGAGGATTGATGGTAGTTTCTTGGCTCTTGCCCTTCATCTATCCGCTGGAAAGCTTTCTATTGCCGTTGTGGAGAGGCCCTGATGCCTACTGGAGAAGGGAGATAGACTAGAAACCTTGTCTATTTATTGCTTAACTGAAGGTGATGATATGCCATGCCTTATATTGAGCCAGACCCTAGCAGCTTAATTTAATATTTCCAGCCAATAAGGATAACACCAAATAGATAATATGCTATATTTTTTTTTGTTATGGACAGatatactccctctgatccataataagtgtcgtggTTTTTGTTCATTTTTAGTCAAGTTCGAACTAAAACCACGGCACTTactatggattggagggagtacctAAGTATGGCAATGCAATGTAATCTCATGACGGTTGCCGAGGGTGGTGCTAGTGTGCTAGATTACCATGGGTTCTACTCACGTGAACAGTACAAGTGGCCATAATACTACATATTTAATTTACTCCCAAGATATTGTAGATCTGGTGTCTATCATCTTCCCtagtatggcatctgtctgtctaTTCTGTCATCATGTCCCAATGTCCCATATATGTGCACTGATTATATGTATTTACGCCAAGTTTGAACAAATAGTTGATTACTTGGTACATAGATTTATCATTGGAAATTGTTATTTTAGAAAGGTTTACATATAGGTCATAGCTCAAACAATTTGCTGCCTCTTTTTGGGTTAACGGTTCATATATTCTGCTTTACATTCATAGGGCTGGAGACTAAGGAAGCCCGGGTAAATGCTATGCGTTCAGCTATATCTGAGACATTTCCTGAGCCTAATAGGCGCCTGTTACAGAGGTTAGCCTCACATTATTCTCATAGATTTCAATATTGGATTACATACATTCTTTTGGGGGAGTTCTATTGTTCTCATCTGACTTTTATTGGTCCGCCAGTTTATGTAAATATGATGCACCATTTATTTTGTCTGAAATAATTTAGCTGCTGATCAACCTAAGCATGTTGTCATTAACttgtactacctccgtttcaaggaataaggcgcacgcctattccaagacgaactttgaccataaacattgagcaacaaaattatgattatattatatgtaattagtatcgttagaTTCGTGTTGAAAAAAactttttaatgatactaatttcatacaaacaatctttatccatttgaagtaattcttggtcaaacaaaaagctcgtaaaacgaggacgccttattcTTGAAGCAGAGGTAGTATATGCTAATTACACATGCAATAACAACTACTAATGTGGACTATGTTAGCTTGCCATTTAACTGTACAGTTTTTCTCCTTACTCTAATGTTGATTGAACTTTTCAGTTTGGACTATAATATCTCATTGGTTATCAGTGTCTTATTTGGCATTTGATCAATTAGACTAGCATTCTAGCAACACTTACAATGGAAAAAAGTACTTTCCTCATGGAGATTCTTGTTTACAGAATTTTGAAAATGATGTACACTGTTGCTTCTCATACCACTGAGAATCGGATGACAGCATCAGCAGTTGCTGCATGTATGGCCCCTCTCTTGTTGCGTCCACTTTTAGCTGGAGAATGCGAGATggatgaggtatttgatatggatgGTGATGATTCTGCCCAGCTTCTTGCTGCTGCAAATGCTGCAAATAGCGCTCAAGGCATTGTTGCAACTCTTTTGGAGGAATATGAGAGTATATTTGATGTAAGGTTCTCTGGTGCTACTAGTTTTTTTACCTGCAAATCTTTAGGTGTCTTCATTTTCTTTCTGATAGTTATCACATGCATTAGTTTAATCAGTTGATTTGATCAGTCTATGTTGCATTACTGTCCATGCTGCTCATGAGTTTTTTCTGTGTGCACTGTGCCAATGGTGATATATGAGGCAGCTAGTGGAGTGCTTTGCCTCTGTGTTATTCGATCTGCCTTCTGGATGTTCCGCATCATTTGTACATGTACCATTGAATATTCATGTTCAATGTTTTTGCAGGATGAACGGCTTGTTGGATCTTCCCCATCACCTGAGTCTCAGATTGAAGATAGTGGCAGTGAAGCATCAACTGATGATGTAAATATGGAAGCCAAAGGTAATGGATTTCATGATGCAGAGAATGATGTAGATCAAGAAATGGACGATGACAATGGTGCAGAGCGTATACTTAGTGGAAAATTGAGTGAGAGCAGTGGATATGCTGGGAGTGACCTCTATGATTACAAGGTTTATTATGCTCCCTGCAATTTACAATTACAATCTCTATTATTTATGTTGTTATATTGTGATTATGGCTACACATATTTGCATGGTTTGATATCAGGATATGTGTCGTAATTGCGATGATATGTCTGCTttgattcttactgtttttctccTGATTGAACGTCAGGTTCATGCCGATTCTGATGCTGAGCATTCTGTTGATTATAAGGCATTGGACGAAAAGACAGATTTCAGCGAAGGTCCAAAAATTCATTCATCTGAAAATGGTTCAGCAAATATGGAAATATCACCGAGTGAGAAGAATCCTTCTAACCCAACATCTGGTCACGAAACTCCGTTGTCTATGGGAGAGATCCTTTCTTCTTTGGATCCTGGAATTTCTCTACCTAGTCATGGTTCTGAATATTCTGCAGACAGACACTCAAACAAAACAAATGGGTCTCACTCACATGTGAAGCGCAGTAACTTCTGGGGGCGGAATAATGTGAGCATTAAATATTGTTATATTTACTTCAGTGGAGCGGCTCAGTAGGACtaatgcattattgtgccaacttTTTGTTCATGTTGAATTGCTGTTACTTCTATAACAACATTTGTCCAATCAAGGTGATATAATTGTAGAAAAGAGAACATATAATTATGAAATCACATCGAACGTCATCATAATCCGAGATGCATGAATCAGTCAGAATTTTGATTTATAAGCATCACCTGTGCAGGCAAGAAAGAGCCATCATCCAGAATCAGTTGACTCGTCTGGTGAAGAAGAGTACGCTCTTATCCACTAAACGCTAAtcttatgtactccctccgatccaaagtACTTATCCTAAATCTGCGATAAGTAATTTGGTTCAGAGGGAGTATTTACATTACTGCTTCACTTGGTGTTGATTTTCCTGTTAGGCTTCTGTTTTACGCCTCCTCCATATACAATCTAGCAGTCCATCTGTTCATCTCTGTAATCCGACGTCCACAAAATTGTTGGTGATGTGGTCATTGTAGGAGGGCACAAAGGGTTGCTCTCTTGGAAGAAAGAAATGGGCAGGAAAAAAAATCTGGGCCAACATTTTCAAATTTCACTTTGTGTGATACAGTCATGAAAACAGTGGATATTAGTTATGGAAATCTCTGAGAGGGAAATGTAGATGAAAGCTGCTGCATTTTCGAATTTAAGTATCAAATGTGACCCCCCACCCTTAAAACTGTAGCCATTTGTATATCTGTAGTTTCTGCTTAGCTAATAATATTGTTGCATTGAGTACTCATTACTTAAAAATGCATGTTGCAAATTAGGTGGTACTGTATATTTTTTAAAACTTCAGTTAGCTTCCTTACTATTTTGCTGCTGAggcctgtgcaatttatgaacaagcACACCAGTTGCATAGCTTGCCAGTTTTTTCTTGGATGCAAAAATCCAAAGGTCAATTTTTGATTTAAATTTTCTATGGAACAAACTTTTCAGGCTTGCGATTCAAAGGCTTGAAATTGCTAAGAGTGATTTGCAGAACAGAATTGCGAAAGAGGTATGGGAAGAAACTTGACACCTACCAGCTCCTTTTTATTTATTCTTTTCCAGTCATTTGATTGGAAGTGTCTTGCAGGCTCGAGGTAATGCAATTTTACAGGCGAGTTTGGAAAGAAGAAAGCAAGCACTACATGAACGTCGTTTGGCCCTGGAACAGGATGTATGCTTCCCTTGCCTTGTTAATTTTGCTTGGCAACTGCGTAATTATGTTCTAATTTAGTGAAAAAGACATCTTTGGCCCCCAGGGTTCAGTTTATCTTGATCTTCCTAGGTTTATAGTTTGCTACTTGGTCCTCAGGACAATGAGGCGGTTGCCTCCACAAAGAGTCCAAATAAAAGAATGTCCAAATTGCAATATCCCATTTCTTTTTGCGGGAAGACATTTTTTCGTTCTATTGACTTTTGCTTGTTGTTTAAGTTTGTGTGTTTACGACATACCGAATCATCATCAATTTTTATAATCCTTGAAATAGCATGAGAACTTGAGAACATGCCATTGGCCTCTGATTTTAGATACCCTAGTCTTAGCCTGGATTTGCGGTAACCAGCTGACCAGGTTCCCTCTGGGATTTGGAACCTCTCTCTACAGTCAAATTGTCTTATAGGTGAGGCTTGCTTGTCAGTTAATTGGGAGGTTAGACAGGCTTGGTTAATTTATTGTTGGAAGGACCGAATCGGAAGAACCCCTAAAATCTAGGAACCAAAATAAGATAGTGCATGCAGCCCTGCACAAAATTCAGGTTAACTGTATAGTGAAGAGTAAACATAATCCAAAAGTTTAGGGACCACAATTTTACTTTCTGCTTAAAATGTTTTCGTGCAGTTACTGTTGAACAGGTGGTTGAATTATTCCAGAGATAGTTTTCACAACTGTTTATATCTGCAGGTGTCCAGGTTGCAAGAGCAGCTACAAGCTGAGAGAGATCTTAGATCTGCATTGGAGGTTGGGTTGAGCATGTCTTCTGGACAGTTTTCAAGTCCACGTGCTATGGACTCAAAGGTACCTTCAATAATTGCTCTACTTGCTGGACTTAGTTTATGGAGTCTCATTTTCCTCGTTTTTCTCAAGACAAGGGCTGAGCTTGAGGAGATTGCTCTCGCGGAAGCTGATGTTGCAAGGTTAAAGCAGAAGGTTGCTGAACTTCACCTCCAGCTAAATCAACAACGCCAACACCAATATGGCCCATCTCTAGATGGAAATGATCGTTATCACCGTATTCCTGGCAATTTTTCACAGCAGTAAGAATATGAATTCTACTATCTTTTATTTCTCTCTTTCTTTTTTGTCGtcattgaggatgctgctagATCTGTGGTTCTAGCACCTTCTGATTTTTCTTTTCGATGTCTTGAAGTTTGGTGGGAGTTTGATGATAGCCCTATTTCATCGAAGTAAAACCTTCTTTAGTCAGTGCCGAATTATGCTACAGCTGGTCTTACCATGGTTTTCTTTTCAGACCAGCTCTAACAAGGCTTTGATTGAACATGTTATATTAGTAGTTCTAGACATAATACTCTGGATATGTTGTGCTCTCAGAATTTACTTATCATGTTATGACACTATTTTATTGGTACCAGAAACTTTGTTCAACCAGGATTCGACATGAAGCTTGCCTTCTGTAATCAAGAGAAGCAAAGAAATGAGGTTTGTTTAGATTTTCTTCATATACAATTACATTCTCAATGACAATACTGAAATCTGTTTAAATTCCAGTTTCCTTCTCTACATGTGTTCTATAGATAAATTACTAACTGTTAGTTTTGGAAATGAACAATACTGCTATTAGTCATGTCTAATTATTGAGGGGACCAGCTTGTAATAAAAAAAAATCTGGAAACATAGTTTGCTTTTGCAGTATATAGTTATTCTGGTTCATCAGTTTATATGGCCTTCGCCTAAGGCCTGTACAATGGTTCTTGAttccttcactagaaacaatagtATATTCAGTACTAGCCAAAATTTTCCTGACGACCAAATGACCAGTCAAAGTTTCTTGCACTACATGCGTTTGTAAATGGATGACGCCATAGAA
It includes:
- the LOC127332174 gene encoding rho GTPase-activating protein 6 isoform X1, which codes for MASAPAPGGAFDRYVQRGGGAPPAASGNTVFKSGHLFISSKGLGWKSWKKRWFILTRTSLVFFKSDPNTLPQRSGEVNVTLGGIDLNNSGSVVVREDKKLLTVLFPDGRDGRAFTLKAETSEDLFEWKTALEEALAQAPNAALVMGHNGIFRNDTADTYEGATPNWREKRPIKSLVVGRPILLALEDIDGSPSFLEKALRYLEKHGIKVEGVLRQAADVEEVDKRLQEYEQGRTEFAPGEDAHIVGDCVKHVLRELPSSPVPASCCTALLEAFRLETKEARVNAMRSAISETFPEPNRRLLQRILKMMYTVASHTTENRMTASAVAACMAPLLLRPLLAGECEMDEVFDMDGDDSAQLLAAANAANSAQGIVATLLEEYESIFDDERLVGSSPSPESQIEDSGSEASTDDVNMEAKGNGFHDAENDVDQEMDDDNGAERILSGKLSESSGYAGSDLYDYKVHADSDAEHSVDYKALDEKTDFSEGPKIHSSENGSANMEISPSEKNPSNPTSGHETPLSMGEILSSLDPGISLPSHGSEYSADRHSNKTNGSHSHVKRSNFWGRNNARKSHHPESVDSSGEEELAIQRLEIAKSDLQNRIAKEARGNAILQASLERRKQALHERRLALEQDVSRLQEQLQAERDLRSALEVGLSMSSGQFSSPRAMDSKTRAELEEIALAEADVARLKQKVAELHLQLNQQRQHQYGPSLDGNDRYHRIPGNFSQQNFVQPGFDMKLAFCNQEKQRNEESSVDASQWRNIKQHVLPYGSSRPLTRKLSLDASSSDSRGIEASTSMSSESTSVEINIPKLAEGVEYGRQPMVASSALVELTTRLDFFKERRSQLMEQLHSLDLGHGSASQSFPYKPPSPWTSPR
- the LOC127332174 gene encoding rho GTPase-activating protein 7 isoform X2 → MASAPAPGGAFDRYVQRGGGAPPAASGNTVFKSGHLFISSKGLGWKSWKKRWFILTRTSLVFFKSDPNTLPQRSGEVNVTLGGIDLNNSGSVVVREDKKLLTVLFPDGRDGRAFTLKAETSEDLFEWKTALEEALAQAPNAALVMGHNGIFRNDTADTYEGATPNWREKRPIKSLVVGRPILLALEDIDGSPSFLEKALRYLEKHGIKVEGVLRQAADVEEVDKRLQEYEQGRTEFAPGEDAHIVGDCVKHVLRELPSSPVPASCCTALLEAFRLETKEARVNAMRSAISETFPEPNRRLLQRILKMMYTVASHTTENRMTASAVAACMAPLLLRPLLAGECEMDEVFDMDGDDSAQLLAAANAANSAQGIVATLLEEYESIFDDERLVGSSPSPESQIEDSGSEASTDDVNMEAKGNGFHDAENDVDQEMDDDNGAERILSGKLSESSGYAGSDLYDYKVHADSDAEHSVDYKALDEKTDFSEGPKIHSSENGSANMEISPSEKNPSNPTSGHETPLSMGEILSSLDPGISLPSHGSEYSADRHSNKTNGSHSHVKRSNFWGRNNARKSHHPESVDSSGEEELAIQRLEIAKSDLQNRIAKEARGNAILQASLERRKQALHERRLALEQDVSRLQEQLQAERDLRSALEVGLSMSSGQFSSPRAMDSKG